A genomic window from Methanobacterium sp. BRmetb2 includes:
- a CDS encoding cupin, with the protein MKEELLSKVIKIADLIDYQKGAVVSNEIIKKETGTVTIFAFDQGEGLSEHTAPFDAMVQIIDGEAQITIAGDKNHLKAGNMIIMPANIPHALHAVQKYKMILTMIKS; encoded by the coding sequence ATGAAAGAGGAATTACTATCTAAAGTTATTAAAATTGCAGATTTAATAGATTATCAGAAAGGAGCAGTAGTAAGTAATGAAATTATAAAAAAAGAAACTGGAACTGTCACCATATTTGCCTTTGACCAAGGCGAGGGCTTAAGCGAACATACAGCCCCATTTGATGCCATGGTTCAGATTATTGATGGTGAAGCCCAGATTACCATCGCCGGTGATAAAAATCATTTAAAAGCAGGAAATATGATTATTATGCCTGCCAATATTCCCCATGCCCTACATGCTGTCCAAAAATACAAAATGATATTAACTATGATAAAATCCTGA